Proteins encoded by one window of Scatophagus argus isolate fScaArg1 chromosome 4, fScaArg1.pri, whole genome shotgun sequence:
- the tfip11 gene encoding tuftelin-interacting protein 11, with protein sequence MSMSHLYGRRDEEEEGVEVESFEVTDWDLANEFNPDRRRFRQTKEQATYGIWADRDSDEDERPSFGGKKSKDYTAPVNFVSAGLRKTAAEEKQQKAEGGSDDSDNDGPSAPPASRGTAPKKLQMGNFRGNQSQRFAGGIQSGKGIGSWEKHTKGIGQKLLQKMGYQPGKGLGKNAQGIVNPIEAKVRKGKGAVGAYGNERTQQSLQDFPVIDSEEEEEKEFQKELGQWRKDPAGPGGKKKPKYSYKTVDELKAKGKLAVRSTAVSAGELAQVKVIDMTGREQKVYYSYSQMSNKHSVPDEGPPSISAQDQKGSGFALPELEHNLQLLIDLTEQDILQSARRLQHEKDVVVSLSHESRALQSRLEAEEDAIRRMEAVLAFVERFPSAEMAPGEGPTLQECARIFETLQTDYYEEYKTMGLADLAVAVVHPLLKEKLRSWDPLKDSSYCLEDIGQWRAILESRDLHSSVTDSNMDPYHRLLWEVWIPVMRSCVSSWQPRMVGPMVDCVEVWAPLLPLWILDHLLEQLILPRLQREVENWNPLTDTVPIHSWIHPWLPLLQSRLEPLYPPIRSKLSNALQRWHPSDASARLILQPWKDVFTPGAWEAFMVKNIIPKLALCLEELVINPHQQQMEPFHWVMDWEGMLSPSSLVSLLDKNFFPKWLQVLCSWLSNSPNYEEITKWYLGWKSMFSDVLLAQPLIKEKFNEALDIMNRAVSSGMGGYMQPGARENIAYLTQTERRKDFQYEAMQERRDAESVAHRGISAGVPTNFKDLIQTKAEENNIVFMPLVAKRHEGKQLYTFGRIVIYIDRGVVFVQGEKTWVPTSLQSLIDMAK encoded by the exons GCAGACCAAGGAGCAGGCTACCTATGGCATCTGGGCTGACAGGGATTCAGACGAGGATGAAAGACCTAGCTTTGGAGGCAAGAA atCGAAAGACTACACTGCTCCAGTGAACTTTGTGAGTGCTGGTCTGCGTAAGACTGCGGCTgaggagaaacagcaaaaagcagAGGGGGGTTCTGATGACTCTGACAATGATGGCCCTTCAGCACCTCCTGCTTCTCGTGGCACTGCGCCCAAAAAGCTTCAGATG GGTAATTTCAGGGGGAACCAGTCCCAGAGGTTTGCAGGTGGCATACAGTCTGGAAAAGGCATTGGGAGCTGGGAGAAGCACACCAAAGGAATTGGACAGAAACTTCTGCAGAAAATGGGCTACCAACCAGGCAAAGGACTGGGCAAGAACGCTCAAG GTATTGTAAACCCCATTGAGGCAAAGGTTCGAAAAGGCAAAGGAGCAGTGGGTGCTTATGGCAATGAGCGAACccagcagagtcttcaggatTTCCCTGTGATCgactcagaggaagaggaggaaaag gAGTTTCAGAAGGAGCTAGGACAATGGCGTAAGGATCCTGCAGGCCCTGGAGGAAAGAAGAAGCCCAAGTATTCCTACAAAACTGTGGATGAGCTGAAGGCTAAAGGCAAGCTGGCAGTGCGCAGTACAGCAGTATCTGCTGGAGAGTTGGCACAGGTCAAG GTAATAGATATGACTGGAAGAGAGCAAAAGGTATATTACAGTTACAGTCAGATGTCCAACAAGCACAGCGTTCCAGACGAAGGTCCACCGAGCATTTCCGCTCAGGATCAGAAGGGATCCGGCTTTGCTCTCCCTGAACTCGAACATAACCTGCAGTTACTGATTGACCTTACAGAACAGGACATATTACAG TCTGCCAGACGTCTGCAGCATGAAAAAGATGTGGTTGTCTCTTTGAGCCACGAGTCACGAGCGCTGCAGAGcagactggaagcagaggaagatgcAATCCGAAGAATGGAGGCCGTTCTGGCATTTGTCGAGCGTTTTCCTTCTGCAGAGATGGCACCAGGGGAGGGACCCACCTTGCAG GAGTGTGCTCGGATCTTTGAGACTTTACAAACAGATTATTATGAAGAATACAAGACAATGGGACTTGCTGATCTGGCTGTAGCCGTTGTTCACCCGTTACTCAAAGAGAAACTTCGTTCCTGGGATCCTCTGAAG GACAGTTCTTATTGTCTGGAAGACATTGGTCAGTGGAGAGCAATTCTTGAATCTAGAGACCTCCACTCCAGTGTCACAGATTCAAACATGGACCCTTACCACAG acTGTTGTGGGAAGTGTGGATCCCAGTGATGCGGTCCTGTGTGTCAAGCTGGCAGCCTCGTATGGTTGGGCCAATGGTGGATTGCGTGGAAGTGTGggctcctcttcttcccctgtGGATCCTGGATCACCTGTTGGAGCAGCTGATTTTACCACGGCTACAGAGAGAG GTGGAGAACTGGAACCCTTTAACTGACACAGTGCCCATCCACTCCTGGATTCACCCTTGGCTGCCTCTTCTCCAATCCCGTCTGGAGCCGCTTTACCCACCAATCAGGAGCAAGCTATCTAACGCCTTGCAGCGGTGGCATCCCAGTGACGCCTCAGCCCGCCTCATCCTGCAGCCTTGGAAAGACGTTTTCACGCCAGGTGCATGGGAAGCCTTCATGGTGAAAAACATCATTCCTAAGTTGG CTTTGTGCCTGGAAGAGTTGGTCATCAACCCTCACCAGCAGCAGATGGAACCATTTCACTGGGTGATGGACTGGGAGGGAATGTTGTCTCCCTCCAGCCTTGTGTCCCTGCTGGACAAAAATTTCTTTCCAAAGTGGTTGCAG GTCCTGTGTTCATGGTTGAGCAACAGTCCAAACTATGAGGAAATCACTAAATGGTATCTGGGCTGGAAAAGCATGTTTAGTGATGTCCTGCTGGCACAACCACTCATTAAAGAGAAGTTTAATGAAGCTTTGGACATCATGAACCGTGCAGTGTCCTCAGGCATGG GTGGATATATGCAACCTGGTGCAAGGGAGAACATTGCATATCTAACCCAGACAGAGAGACGAAAGGACTTCCAATATGAAGCGATGCAGGAGCGGAGAGATGCTGAAAGCGTGGCTCACAGGGGCATCAGTGCTGGTGTGCCAACTAACTTTAAAGATCTTATCCAGACCAAGGCAGAGGAGAACAACATTGTCTTTATGCCTTTGGTGGCCAAGCGCCACGAGGGCAAACAGCTGTACACGTTTGGGCGTATTGTCATCTACATAGACAGAGGGGTTGTATTTGTGCAAGGAGAGAAGACTTGGGTGCCCACATCTTTGCAGAGCCTGATAGATATGGCCAAGTGA
- the thoc5 gene encoding THO complex subunit 5 homolog produces MSSDALKKRKSKVLRSEGGTPEMKRGRGEGEQQDVRVYSEEVELDGRDPEQDYLQFKESCESLATLMSEIQDLKANGAKEGCAEVEQKRMQSCIHFMNLKKLNRLAHMRLKRGRDQTQEAKQRVDVLHLQLQNLLYEVLHLQKEISKCLEFKSKHEEIDLVSEEEFYQEAPPEISRPHLTKNDPHQLTLARLDWELEQRKRLAEKYKELQATKEKIQKGIEVKKEHLTSLQPGLNAIMQASLPVQQYLSMPFEQTQKQTEIARHLPPPLYVLFVQANAYGQACDKNLSVSISGDVDEAKALSKPPDDSQDDESDSDAEEEQEKTKRRRPTTGGQLDDKRREMLKRHPLSLCLDLKCKDGSVLHLYFYYLMNLNIMTVKTKVSTATDLSTAISAGDLLKSETLLSCLYTNDHGRETPNPANRYQFDKVGIVCFADYVEELGHPYMWVQSLGGLHFPTDSSEGVCVGSSLSASQMESTMKLLRGRVQSRLALHKQFASLEHSIIPVSSECQHLFPAKIMSRLARWTTITYEDYKDLPYTRHVTDAGLAKETDLYFMGVVERGTARLQAPVVLNPRYPEVSPLFSLSLSWKGERSGRTDDNLRAMESEVNVFKNELQGPRPGHQLLTNQISRLCVCLDVYLETEGQDDGVEGPREFPREKMCLRTVRGPNRLKPFKYNHPQGFFSHR; encoded by the exons ATGTCGTCGGACGCCCTTAAGAAGCGTAAGTCGAAGGTTCTCCGTAGTGAAGGAGGAACCCCCGAGATGAAGCGAGGCCGAGGAGAGGGGGAACAGCAG gaCGTGCGTGTGTATAGTGAGGAGGTGGAGCTGGACGGCAGGGACCCTGAGCAGGACTACCTGCAGTTCAAGGAGTCATGTGAGAGTTTGGCCACCCTCATGAGTGAGATCCAGGATCTTAAAGCCAACGGAGCCAAGGAGGGG TGTGCTGAGGTGGAGCAGAAACGTATGCAGAGCTGCATCCACTTCATGAATCTGAAAAAACTCAACCGTCTGGCTCATATGCGACTAAAGAGAGGCCGAGACCAGACACAGGAG gcaAAGCAACGAGTGGATGTGCTGCACCTTCAGTTACAGAATCTGCTCTATGAAGTTCTGCATCTTCAGAAGGAGATCAGCAAGTGCCTGGAATTCAA GTCTAAACATGAGGAAATAGACTTGGTGTCTGAGGAAGAGTTTTACCAGGAGGCGCCACCGGAGATTTCCAGGCCCCACCTCACAAAAAATGATCCCCACCAACTCACGCTGGCGCGACTGGACTGGGAGCTTGAACAGAGGAAGAG GTTGGCAGAGAAGTACAAGGAGTTACAGGCTACAAAGGAGAAGATCCAGAAGGGCATCGAGGTGAAGAAGGAACATCTGACCAGTTTGCAGCCAGGACTCAATGCCATCATGCAG GCCTCTCTCCCAGTGCAACAGTACCTGTCCATGCCATTTGAACAGACCCAGAAGCAGACAGAGATTGCCCGCCACTTGCCTCCACCTCTTTACGTCCTGTTTGTTCAAGCCAATGCCTATGGCCAGGCCTGTG ACAAGAACCTGAGTGTCTCAATCAGTGGCGATGTGGATGAGGCCAAGGCCCTGTCCAAACCTCCGGATGATTCCCAGG ATGATGAGAGTGATTCAGATGCAGAGGAGGAGCAAGAGAAAACG aagaggaggaggccaaCCACAGGCGGCCAACTGGACGACAAAAGACGGGAGATGCTGAAGAGGCaccctctttccctctgcttAGACCTCAAGTGTAAAG ATGGCAGCGTCCTCCATCTGTACTTCTACTACCTGATGAATCTGAACATTATGACTGTCAAGACCAAGGTCTCCACCGCCACAGATCTCAGCACAGCCATCAGCGCAGG AGATCTGCTGAAATCAGAAACTCTGCTGAGTTGTCTTTACACCAATGACCATGGACGAGAAACACCCAATCCAGCTAATCGCTACCAGTTTGATAAAGTCGG CATTGTTTGCTTTGCTGATTATGTGGAGGAGCTTGGACATCCCTACATGTGGGTTCAGAGTCTGGGAGGACTACACTTTCCCACTGATTCTTCAGAG ggtgtgtgtgtgggcagttCTCTGAGTGCCAGCCAAATGGAGAGCACCATGAAGCTGCTGAGGGGACGAGTGCAGTCCCGCTTGGCCTTGCACAAACAGTTTGCCTCTTTAG AGCACAGCATCATCCCGGTCTCCAGTGAGTGTCAGCACCTGTTCCCTGCCAAGATCATGTCCCGTTTAGCTCGCTGGACCACTATCACCTACGAGGACTACAAg GATTTGCCTTACACACGGCATGTAACTGATGCTGGACTGGCAAAGGAGACTGATCTGTACTTTAtgggtgtggtggagagggGCACAG CTCGTCTCCAGGCCCCTGTGGTGCTGAATCCCCGTTACCCTGAagtctctcctcttttctccctctccctcagcTGGAAGGGAGAGCGGAGTGGACGCACTGATGACAACCTTCGA GCCATGGAGAGCGAAGTGAACGTGTTCAAAAATGAGCTACAGGGACCACGTCCGGGACACCAGCTCctgaccaatcagatttcacgcctgtgtgtctgtctggatgTTTATTTGGAGACTGAAGGACAAGACGATGGCGTGGAGGGGCCACGGGAGTTTCCCCGAGAGAAGATGTGTTTGCGCACTGTGAG GGGTCCAAATCGTCTGAAGCCATTCAAGTACAACCATCCTCAGGGCTTCTTCAGTCACCGCTAA